One segment of Sylvia atricapilla isolate bSylAtr1 chromosome 8, bSylAtr1.pri, whole genome shotgun sequence DNA contains the following:
- the HMX2 gene encoding homeobox protein HMX2: MSSKEEPSKCCPAAAPISSFTIQSILGSGSADPPREAGDRAPAWPARARNLSLSSEDEEPEESWKHRGCFCPEAQGPAEACHKHQPLSFTCLGSAKGSGAAAAGSGERGPFLSPPQQDCKDEKEKPLGPSSPSCGDRQRDGGDRQAGAAKKKTRTVFSRSQVYQLESTFDMKRYLSSSERACLASSLQLTETQVKTWFQNRRNKWKRQLSAELEAANMAHASAQTLVGMPLVFRDNSLLRVPVPRSIAFPAPLYYPGSNLSALPLYNLYNKIDY; this comes from the exons ATGAGCAGCAAAGAGGAGCCGAGCAAGTGCTGTCCGGCGGCTGCTCCCATCTCCAGTTTCACCATCCAGTCCATCCTGGGCAGCGGCAGCGCCGATCCCCCCCGGGAAGCCGGAGACAGGGCGCCCGCCTGGCCCGCCCGCGCCCGGAACCTCTCCCTGTCCTCGGAGGACGAGGAGCCGGAGGAGAGCTGGAAGCACCGCGGCTGCTTCTGCCCCGAGGCTCAGGGCCCCGCCGAGGCGTGCCACAAGCACCAGCCGCTCAGCTTCACCTGTCTCG GCAGCGCCAAGGGCAGCGGAGCGGCGGCTGCGGGCAGCGGGGAGCGGGGGCCCTTCCTCTCGCCCCCCCAGCAGGACTGTAAGGACGAGAAGGAGAAGCCGCTGGGGCCTTCCTCGCCCTCCTGCGGGGACCGGCAGCGCGACGGCGGGGACCGGCAGGCCGGCGCCGCCAAGAAGAAGACGCGCACCGTGTTCAGCCGCAGCCAGGTCTATCAGCTGGAGTCCACCTTCGACATGAAGCGCTACCTGAGCAGCTCGGAGCGGGCCTGCCTGgcctccagcctgcagctcacCGAGACCCAGGTGAAGACCTGGTTCCAGAACCGCAGGAACAAGTGGAAACGACAGCTCTCGGCCGAGCTGGAGGCGGCCAACATGGCCCACGCCTCGGCGCAGACTCTGGTGGGGATGCCGCTGGTGTTCAGAGACAATTCCCTGCTCCGAGTGCCGGTGCCCCGGTCCATCGCCTTCCCCGCCCCTCTCTACTACCCCGGCAGCAACCTCTCGGCCTTACCGCTCTACAACCTCTACAACAAGATCGACTACTGA
- the HMX3 gene encoding homeobox protein HMX3: MPETGQEPPSAPPPPPKESFYIKNLLNGGPPKAPPKQPRALFAPSGKAAVDGAGFALSQVGDLAFPRFEIPAPRFALSAHCLERAQTWWYPYALTPAGAHLPRTEAAEKSLLRDSSPASGTDRDSPEPLLKAEGEQKELDSKSPDEIVLEESDSEEAKKEGGAEDWKKREESPEKKPCRKKKTRTVFSRSQVFQLESTFDMKRYLSSSERAGLAASLHLTETQVKIWFQNRRNKWKRQLAAELEAANLSHAAAQRIVRVPILYHENSGAEGGAGGGGAPGTQPLLTFPHPVYYSHPVVTSVPLLRPV, translated from the exons ATGCCGGAGACCGGGCAGGAGCCGCCCAGCGCCCCTCCGCCGCCCCCCAAGGAGTCCTTCTACATCAAGAACCTGCTCAACGGCGGCCCCCCCAAGGCGCCCCCCAAGCAGCCGCGGGCGCTGTTCGCCCCTTCGGGCAAGGCGGCGGTGGACGGCGCCGGCTTCGCCCTGTCGCAGGTGGGAGACCTCGCCTTCCCCCGCTTCGAGATCCCGGCGCCGCGCTTCGCCCTGAGCGCCCACTGCCTGGAGCGCGCCCAGACCTGGTGGTACCCCTACGCCCTGACGCCGGCCGGAGCCCACCTGCCCCGCACGGAAG CCGCAGAGAAATCCCTGCTGAGGGACTCGTCCCCCGCCTCGGGCACCGACCGGGACTCCCCGGAGCCGCTGCTGAAGGCGGAGggggagcagaaggagctggacTCCAAGAGCCCCGACGAGATCGTCCTGGAGGAGAGCGACTCGGAGGAGGCGAAGAAGGAGGGAGGCGCGGAGGACTGGAAGAAGCGGGAGGAGAGCCCGGAGAAGAAGCCGTGCCGCAAGAAGAAGACGCGCACGGTGTTCAGCCGCTCGCAGGTCTTCCAGCTGGAATCCACCTTCGACATGAAGCGCTACCTGAGCAGCTCGGAGCGCGCCGGCCTGGCCGCCTCGCTGCACCTGACAGAGACCCAGGTGAAGATTTGGTTCCAGAACCGCCGCAACAAGTGGAAGCGACAGCTGGCGGCCGAGCTGGAGGCGGCCAACCTGAGCCACGCCGCCGCTCAGCGCATCGTGCGCGTCCCCATCCTCTACCACGAGAACTCGGGCGCGGAagggggcgcggggggcggcggaGCCCCCGGCACTCAGCCCCTGCTCACCTTCCCTCACCCCGTCTACTATTCCCACCCCGTGGTCACCTCCGTGCCGCTCCTGCGGCCCGTCTGA